The following are from one region of the Streptococcus sp. 1643 genome:
- a CDS encoding DMT family transporter, which translates to MSKTVKGTLYTVVAGIAWGLSGTSGQYLMVHGISALVLTNLRLIIAGLALVFLSYTTSKDKLYAFLKDRKSLLSLLLFALFGLFLNQFAYLSAIQETNAGTATVLQYVCPVGILVYTCIKDKVAPTLAEIISIGLAIGGTFLIVTHGELDQLSVTPAGLFWGLFSALTYALYIILPIALIKKWGSILVIGVGMVISGVVALPFTGVLQASIPTSLDFLFAFAGIIIIGTVFAYTAFLKGASLIGPVKSSLLASIEPISAVFFAFLIMKEQFYAIDFVGMAMILLAVTIISLKDLLLEIKSK; encoded by the coding sequence ATGTCAAAAACCGTAAAAGGAACCCTGTATACAGTAGTGGCAGGGATTGCTTGGGGCTTGTCTGGAACCAGTGGTCAATACCTGATGGTACACGGGATTTCCGCTCTAGTCTTGACTAATTTGCGACTTATCATTGCAGGCTTGGCACTGGTGTTCTTATCCTATACGACTTCAAAGGATAAACTCTATGCTTTTTTAAAAGACAGAAAAAGTCTTTTATCTCTGCTGTTATTTGCCTTGTTCGGGCTTTTCTTAAACCAGTTCGCCTATCTTTCTGCCATTCAGGAAACCAATGCTGGGACGGCGACAGTTCTCCAGTATGTATGCCCAGTTGGGATCTTGGTTTATACTTGTATCAAGGACAAGGTGGCGCCTACTCTGGCTGAGATTATTTCAATTGGTTTAGCAATTGGAGGAACGTTTCTTATCGTGACACATGGGGAACTTGACCAGTTGTCTGTCACACCTGCTGGACTTTTCTGGGGCCTCTTTTCAGCCTTGACCTATGCTCTCTATATTATCCTTCCCATCGCTTTGATTAAGAAGTGGGGCAGTATTTTGGTGATTGGTGTCGGGATGGTTATTTCTGGTGTGGTGGCTCTTCCCTTCACAGGAGTCTTACAGGCCAGCATACCGACTAGCCTAGATTTTCTCTTTGCATTTGCTGGGATTATCATCATCGGAACGGTTTTTGCCTATACAGCTTTCCTAAAAGGAGCTAGTCTGATAGGCCCTGTTAAGTCTAGTTTATTGGCTTCCATAGAGCCAATTTCAGCCGTTTTCTTTGCCTTTTTAATTATGAAGGAGCAATTCTATGCGATTGATTTTGTCGGTATGGCCATGATTTTACTAGCCGTGACCATTATTTCATTGAAAGATTTACTGCTGGAGATAAAGAGTAAGTAA
- a CDS encoding uracil-xanthine permease family protein produces MKQESTVDLLLDVDQRPSAGKGILLSFQHVFAMFGATILVPLILGMPVSVALFASGIGTLIYMISTGFKVPVYLGSSFAFITAMSLAMKEMGGDVSAAQTGVILTGFVYVLVAASVRFAGTKWIDKLLPPIIIGPMIIVIGLGLAGSAVTNAGLVADGNWKNALVAVVTFLIAAFINTKGKGFLRIIPFLFAIIGGYIFAMMLGLVDFTPVLQANWFEIPGFYLPFSTGGAFKEYNLYFGPETIAILPIAIVTISEHIGDHTVLSQICGRQFLKEPGLHRTLLGDGIATSVSAFLGGPANTTYGENTGVIGMTRIASVSVIRNAAFIAIALSFLGKFTALISTIPNAVLGGMSILLYGVIASNGLKVLIKERVDFSQMRNLIIASAMLVLGLGGAILKLGPVTLSGTALSAMTGIILNLILPHENKD; encoded by the coding sequence ATGAAACAGGAATCAACTGTTGACTTGTTACTAGACGTTGATCAACGTCCTTCTGCTGGTAAAGGCATTCTTCTAAGCTTCCAGCACGTGTTTGCCATGTTTGGTGCAACCATTCTCGTTCCCTTAATTTTGGGAATGCCCGTATCGGTTGCTCTCTTCGCTTCCGGTATTGGAACACTTATCTACATGATTTCTACTGGCTTTAAGGTTCCAGTTTATCTAGGTTCTTCATTCGCCTTTATCACAGCTATGTCTCTAGCCATGAAAGAAATGGGAGGCGATGTCTCTGCTGCCCAAACTGGAGTTATCCTGACTGGTTTTGTCTACGTCCTTGTAGCAGCAAGTGTTCGTTTTGCAGGTACGAAATGGATTGATAAACTCTTGCCACCAATCATTATCGGACCTATGATCATCGTTATCGGTCTTGGTCTTGCTGGTTCTGCTGTAACGAATGCTGGACTTGTAGCAGACGGAAACTGGAAAAACGCTCTTGTAGCCGTTGTTACATTCTTGATTGCCGCCTTTATCAATACAAAAGGAAAAGGTTTCCTTCGTATCATTCCTTTCCTCTTTGCCATCATCGGTGGGTATATCTTCGCTATGATGCTTGGTTTGGTTGACTTTACCCCAGTCCTTCAAGCCAACTGGTTTGAAATTCCTGGTTTCTACTTGCCATTTAGTACAGGTGGAGCCTTTAAAGAGTACAACTTGTACTTCGGTCCTGAAACAATCGCTATCTTGCCAATCGCTATTGTAACCATTTCAGAACACATCGGAGACCACACAGTTTTAAGCCAAATCTGTGGCCGTCAATTCCTAAAAGAACCAGGACTTCACCGTACGCTTCTCGGTGACGGTATTGCGACATCTGTATCTGCTTTCCTCGGTGGACCAGCCAATACGACCTACGGAGAAAATACAGGAGTTATCGGGATGACTCGTATCGCTTCTGTCTCTGTTATCCGTAACGCGGCCTTCATCGCCATTGCTCTTAGCTTCCTTGGTAAATTTACTGCCTTGATTTCAACCATTCCAAATGCTGTGCTTGGTGGCATGTCCATCCTTCTCTACGGAGTTATCGCCAGCAACGGTCTAAAAGTTTTGATTAAAGAGCGCGTTGACTTCAGTCAAATGCGTAACCTCATCATCGCAAGTGCCATGTTAGTACTTGGACTTGGTGGAGCTATCCTCAAACTTGGCCCAGTTACACTTTCAGGTACTGCTCTATCAGCCATGACAGGAATTATCTTGAACTTGATTTTGCCACACGAAAATAAAGACTAA
- the rsmG gene encoding 16S rRNA (guanine(527)-N(7))-methyltransferase RsmG: MKPETFYSLLAEQNLPLSDQQKNQFERYFELLVEWNEKINLTAITDKEEVYLKHFYDSIAPILQGLIQNENIKLLDIGAGAGFPSLPMKILYPQLDVTIIDSLNKRINFLQLLAQELDLDGVHFYHGRAEDFAQDKNFRAQFDVVTARAVARMQVLSELTIPYLKVGGKLLALKASNAPEELLEAKNALNLLFSKVEDNLSYALPNGDPRYITVVEKKKETPNKYPRKAGMPNKRPL, from the coding sequence ATGAAACCAGAAACATTTTACAGTCTACTAGCTGAGCAAAATCTTCCACTTTCTGACCAGCAAAAGAACCAATTTGAACGCTATTTTGAACTCTTGGTCGAGTGGAATGAGAAGATTAACCTGACAGCTATTACAGACAAAGAAGAAGTCTACCTTAAACACTTTTATGATTCGATTGCACCCATCCTACAAGGCTTGATCCAAAATGAGAATATTAAACTTCTTGATATCGGAGCTGGGGCAGGATTTCCTAGTCTACCCATGAAAATCCTCTATCCTCAGTTAGATGTGACCATCATTGATTCGCTCAATAAGCGCATCAACTTCCTTCAGCTTTTGGCTCAGGAGTTGGATTTGGATGGTGTTCACTTCTACCATGGACGTGCAGAAGACTTTGCCCAAGACAAGAACTTCCGTGCCCAGTTTGATGTGGTGACGGCTCGCGCGGTTGCCCGTATGCAGGTCTTGTCTGAGCTGACCATTCCCTATCTTAAAGTCGGCGGAAAACTATTGGCACTCAAGGCCAGCAATGCTCCTGAGGAATTGCTAGAAGCTAAGAATGCCCTCAACCTCCTCTTTAGTAAGGTAGAGGACAACCTCAGCTATGCCCTGCCAAATGGAGATCCGCGCTACATCACTGTGGTCGAAAAGAAAAAGGAGACGCCTAACAAGTACCCAAGAAAGGCTGGCATGCCCAACAAACGCCCACTTTAA
- a CDS encoding LemA family protein, which yields MTWIILGVLALIVIFVIVSYNGLVKNRMQTKEAWSQIDVQLKRRNDLLPNLIETVKGYAKYEGSTLEKVTELRRQVAAATSPAEAMKASDALTRQISGIFAVAENYPDLKASANFIKLQEELTNTENKISYSRQLYNSVVSNYNVKLESFPSNVIAGLFGFKAADFLQTPEEEKAVPKVDFSGLGD from the coding sequence ATGACTTGGATTATTCTTGGAGTTTTGGCTCTGATTGTTATTTTTGTGATTGTTAGCTATAACGGTTTGGTGAAAAATCGTATGCAGACCAAGGAGGCTTGGAGCCAGATCGATGTTCAGTTGAAGCGTCGTAATGATCTCCTCCCAAACTTGATTGAAACAGTCAAAGGCTATGCGAAATATGAAGGTTCTACCTTGGAAAAGGTGACAGAACTTCGTAGGCAAGTAGCCGCAGCAACGTCTCCAGCTGAAGCTATGAAGGCCAGTGATGCCCTTACCCGCCAGATTTCTGGTATCTTTGCAGTAGCAGAGAATTACCCAGACTTGAAAGCTAGTGCTAACTTTATCAAATTGCAAGAAGAGTTGACCAATACAGAAAATAAAATTTCATACTCCCGCCAACTCTACAACAGTGTTGTCAGCAACTACAATGTAAAACTAGAAAGTTTCCCAAGCAATGTCATCGCAGGACTATTTGGCTTTAAAGCTGCAGACTTCCTTCAAACACCTGAAGAGGAAAAGGCAGTTCCTAAAGTTGACTTTAGCGGTTTAGGTGACTAA
- the htpX gene encoding zinc metalloprotease HtpX: MLFDQIASNKRKTWILLLVFFLLLTLVGYAVGYLFMRSGLGGMIIALIIGLIYALTMIFQSTEIVMSMNGAREVDEQTAPDLYHVVEDMAMVAQIPMPRVFIIEDSSLNAFATGSNPQNAAVAATSGLLAIMNREELEAVMGHEVSHIRNYDIRISTIAVALASAITLLSSMAGRMMWWGGAGRRRSDNDRDGNGLEIIMLVISLLAIVLAPLAATLVQLAISRQREFLADASSVELTRNPQGMINALRKLENSDPMHHHVDDASSALYINDPKKGGGLQKLFYTHPPISERIERLKHM; this comes from the coding sequence ATGTTGTTTGATCAAATTGCGAGTAATAAACGAAAAACTTGGATTTTATTGCTGGTTTTCTTCCTACTCTTGACCTTGGTTGGTTATGCGGTTGGTTATCTCTTCATGCGCTCAGGTCTTGGGGGGATGATAATTGCCTTGATTATTGGTCTTATCTACGCTCTGACCATGATCTTTCAATCAACAGAGATTGTCATGTCTATGAATGGGGCGCGTGAGGTTGATGAGCAAACAGCACCAGACCTCTACCATGTAGTGGAAGATATGGCCATGGTCGCTCAGATTCCCATGCCACGTGTTTTCATCATTGAGGATTCTTCTTTAAATGCCTTTGCAACAGGTTCGAATCCGCAGAATGCAGCAGTCGCAGCAACGTCGGGTCTTCTGGCTATCATGAATCGTGAGGAGCTAGAAGCGGTCATGGGTCATGAAGTCAGTCATATCCGAAACTACGATATCCGTATTTCGACCATTGCTGTTGCCCTTGCCAGTGCCATTACCCTTCTGTCTAGTATGGCTGGTCGGATGATGTGGTGGGGTGGCGCAGGCCGCAGACGGAGTGATAATGATCGTGATGGAAATGGTCTAGAGATTATCATGCTTGTTATCTCTCTCTTAGCCATTGTTCTAGCACCTCTCGCAGCAACCTTGGTACAACTAGCTATCTCTCGCCAGCGGGAATTTCTAGCGGACGCATCCAGTGTGGAGCTGACTCGTAATCCTCAAGGGATGATCAATGCCTTGCGTAAGTTGGAGAATAGCGATCCGATGCATCACCATGTTGACGATGCCAGTAGCGCTCTTTATATCAATGATCCGAAGAAAGGTGGGGGACTTCAAAAACTCTTTTATACCCACCCACCTATCTCAGAACGAATCGAACGCTTGAAACACATGTAA
- a CDS encoding CPBP family intramembrane glutamic endopeptidase, which yields MMYKRWMTFFLILIFMPIHLSIAEKIMRINSLPLSILFTLVELALFLYVGKKYDLFHIRKIYLKDILKCFLSYALLFLFYIMVNFLGPTQSDTTQTVQSLSLSWSVLFVDLCVLAPVTEEIFMRGMLQGLVFKNTYFGLFATSLLFAYLHGPYTIPSFISYLGMGFAFGVRYKTSDNLWNSILLHVLNNLVAFCFLYMR from the coding sequence ATGATGTATAAGCGCTGGATGACGTTTTTCTTGATTTTGATTTTTATGCCGATTCATTTGAGTATAGCAGAGAAAATCATGCGAATAAATTCATTACCGCTATCAATCCTTTTTACACTTGTTGAACTTGCATTATTTTTATATGTAGGAAAAAAGTATGACTTGTTTCACATTCGGAAAATCTACCTAAAAGATATTTTAAAATGTTTTCTTTCATACGCCTTGCTTTTCCTGTTTTATATTATGGTCAATTTTTTAGGCCCTACCCAATCAGACACAACTCAAACTGTGCAAAGTTTATCACTTTCATGGTCTGTACTTTTTGTGGATCTCTGTGTTTTGGCACCTGTCACGGAAGAAATCTTTATGCGAGGTATGTTACAGGGGCTAGTATTTAAGAATACCTATTTTGGATTGTTTGCCACATCGCTTCTTTTTGCTTATCTTCATGGTCCCTATACTATTCCTAGCTTTATCAGCTATTTAGGTATGGGATTTGCATTTGGGGTAAGGTACAAGACTTCTGACAACCTATGGAATTCCATTCTTTTGCATGTCCTCAATAATCTGGTTGCATTTTGCTTTTTGTATATGAGATAA
- a CDS encoding ATP-binding cassette domain-containing protein: MQYRHSRKGKNMIKINHLTITQNKDLRDLVSDLTTTIQDGEKVAIIGEEGNGKSTLLRALMGEALPDFTIKGDIQSDLQSLAYIPQKLPEILKNRTLHDYFFLDSADLDYSILYRLAEELHFDSDRFASDQEIGSLSGGESLKIQLIHELAKPFEILFLDEPSNDLDLETVDWLKGQIRKIRQTVIFISHDEDFLSQTADTIVHLRLVKHRKEAETLVEHLDYDRYSEQRKANFARQSQQAANDQRAYDKTMEKHRRVKQNVETALRATKDSTAGRLLAKKMKTALSQEKRFEKEAQSMTQMPLEEEQIQLFFSDIQPLPSSKVLIQLEKENLSIGKRILAQELQLTVRGQDKIGIIGPNGVGKSTLLTKLQQLLSAKREISLGFMPQDYHKKLQLDLSPVAYLSQTGEKEELQKIQSHLASLNFNYPEMHHQIRSLSGGQQGKLLLLDLVLRKPNFLLLDEPTRNFSPTSQPEIRKLFASYPGGLITVSHDRRFLKEVCTSIYRLTDRGLEVVDLQDL; the protein is encoded by the coding sequence ATGCAATATCGACATTCTAGAAAGGGCAAGAATATGATAAAAATCAATCATCTAACCATCACGCAAAACAAAGATCTACGAGATCTTGTATCTGACCTAACCACGACTATCCAAGACGGGGAAAAGGTTGCTATTATTGGTGAAGAAGGAAATGGTAAATCGACTTTACTACGAGCTTTAATGGGGGAAGCATTACCTGATTTTACTATCAAGGGCGACATCCAGTCTGATCTTCAATCACTGGCCTACATTCCTCAAAAACTCCCTGAAATCCTGAAAAATAGGACTCTACACGACTACTTCTTTTTGGATTCTGCTGATTTAGACTACAGCATTCTTTATCGTTTGGCGGAGGAGTTGCACTTTGATAGCGACCGTTTTGCTAGCGACCAAGAAATTGGTAGCCTCTCGGGGGGCGAATCTTTGAAAATTCAGCTCATCCACGAGTTAGCCAAACCCTTTGAGATTCTATTTTTGGATGAACCTTCAAATGACCTAGACCTTGAGACGGTTGATTGGCTAAAAGGTCAGATTCGAAAGATTAGGCAAACTGTTATTTTCATTTCCCATGATGAAGACTTTCTTTCTCAAACGGCTGATACTATTGTCCACTTGCGACTGGTCAAGCATCGGAAAGAAGCGGAAACGCTAGTCGAGCATTTAGACTATGATCGCTATAGTGAGCAGAGAAAGGCTAATTTTGCAAGACAAAGCCAGCAAGCTGCTAACGACCAGAGAGCCTATGACAAAACCATGGAAAAACATCGCCGCGTCAAGCAAAATGTGGAAACTGCACTTCGAGCTACCAAAGACAGTACTGCCGGTCGCCTATTGGCTAAAAAGATGAAAACTGCTCTCTCTCAAGAAAAACGCTTTGAAAAGGAAGCTCAGTCCATGACCCAAATGCCACTTGAAGAGGAACAAATCCAACTTTTCTTCTCAGACATCCAACCATTACCATCTTCTAAAGTCTTAATCCAACTGGAAAAAGAAAATTTATCCATTGGCAAGCGCATTTTAGCTCAGGAGTTACAACTAACTGTTCGTGGCCAAGATAAAATCGGTATCATCGGGCCAAATGGTGTTGGAAAATCAACACTGTTAACCAAATTGCAACAACTGCTCAGCGCTAAAAGAGAAATATCGCTTGGTTTTATGCCACAAGATTACCATAAAAAACTGCAATTGGATTTATCTCCAGTAGCCTATCTCAGCCAAACTGGGGAAAAAGAGGAACTACAGAAAATCCAATCTCACCTAGCCAGTCTCAATTTCAACTATCCAGAGATGCACCATCAAATCCGCTCCCTATCTGGCGGTCAACAAGGTAAACTCCTACTTTTGGATTTAGTGTTGCGCAAACCAAACTTTCTCCTTCTGGATGAGCCTACACGTAATTTTTCTCCCACTTCTCAACCTGAAATCAGAAAACTATTTGCCTCTTATCCTGGCGGTCTGATCACTGTTTCGCATGACAGACGCTTCTTAAAAGAGGTCTGTACGAGTATCTATCGTTTGACAGATCGTGGTTTGGAAGTTGTTGATTTACAAGATTTATAA
- a CDS encoding helicase BlpT translates to MEDKALITEAYRLLSELNKSYQSCKQGTADDLRLQELLNTTLKELKTAEKLDNSILIDLEKFYQRTSLLIGLGSLKLNDQARTAWRNYDKFHYEHVKHVLTLYGPVFGF, encoded by the coding sequence ATGGAAGACAAAGCACTCATCACTGAAGCTTATCGACTCCTTTCCGAGTTAAATAAAAGCTACCAAAGCTGTAAACAAGGAACAGCTGATGATCTTCGACTGCAAGAGCTGCTGAACACCACTCTTAAGGAACTAAAAACAGCAGAAAAGCTGGACAACAGTATCTTAATCGACCTTGAGAAATTTTACCAACGCACCAGTCTTCTGATTGGACTGGGTAGCCTAAAACTAAATGATCAAGCACGCACCGCTTGGCGAAACTATGACAAGTTCCATTACGAGCACGTCAAACACGTACTGACTCTCTATGGACCTGTTTTTGGATTTTAG
- a CDS encoding DUF177 domain-containing protein, with protein sequence MKLNIQEIRKQPEGLHFEQALDLAADLCKRNQEILDVKDILAVGKVQYEDRLYFLDYQLSYTIVLASSRSMEPVELAESYPVTEVFMEGATNQLDQEVLDDDLVLPIENGEIDLAESVADNILLNIPIKVLTAEEEAGQGFVSGNDWQIMTEDEYQAQQAVKKEENSPFAGLQGLFDGDE encoded by the coding sequence ATGAAGTTAAACATTCAAGAAATTCGTAAGCAACCTGAAGGCCTACATTTTGAACAAGCTTTAGACCTGGCAGCAGACTTGTGTAAACGAAATCAAGAGATTTTAGATGTCAAAGATATCCTTGCAGTGGGGAAGGTGCAGTACGAAGACCGTCTGTATTTCTTGGACTATCAGTTGTCATATACCATTGTCCTTGCTTCCAGCCGCAGTATGGAGCCAGTTGAGTTGGCTGAGTCTTATCCAGTCACAGAAGTTTTCATGGAAGGAGCGACCAACCAACTAGACCAGGAAGTTCTAGATGATGATTTGGTCTTGCCTATCGAAAATGGGGAAATTGACCTTGCTGAGAGCGTAGCAGATAATATTCTGCTCAATATCCCTATCAAGGTCTTGACGGCAGAAGAAGAGGCGGGCCAAGGTTTTGTGTCAGGAAATGACTGGCAAATCATGACTGAAGATGAATACCAAGCCCAACAAGCAGTCAAGAAAGAAGAAAACAGTCCATTTGCTGGCTTGCAAGGACTGTTTGATGGAGACGAGTAG
- the nth gene encoding endonuclease III, giving the protein MVLSKKRARHVIEEIIALFPDAKPSLDFTNHFELLVAVMLSAQTTDAAVNKATPGLFAAFPTPQAMSVATESEIASHISRLGLYRNKAKFLKKCAQQLLDDFDGQVPQTREELESLAGVGRKTANVVMSVGYGIPAFAVDTHVERICKHHDIVKKSATPLEVEKRVMDVLPPEEWLAAHQAMIYFGRAICHPKNPECDHYPQLYDFSNV; this is encoded by the coding sequence ATGGTTTTATCTAAGAAACGTGCCCGTCATGTCATAGAGGAAATTATTGCCCTCTTTCCAGATGCTAAGCCTAGTCTTGATTTTACCAATCATTTTGAACTACTGGTTGCGGTGATGCTGTCAGCCCAGACCACAGATGCAGCGGTAAATAAGGCCACACCAGGGCTCTTTGCTGCTTTTCCAACGCCGCAAGCCATGTCTGTAGCGACAGAGAGTGAAATTGCTTCACACATTTCTCGTCTGGGACTGTATCGAAATAAGGCTAAATTCCTTAAAAAATGTGCCCAACAGTTACTAGATGATTTTGATGGTCAAGTCCCTCAGACACGTGAAGAATTAGAAAGTCTAGCAGGTGTTGGTCGTAAGACAGCCAATGTTGTCATGAGTGTGGGCTATGGAATCCCAGCCTTCGCAGTCGATACTCATGTGGAGCGTATTTGCAAACATCACGATATCGTTAAAAAATCAGCTACGCCACTTGAAGTAGAGAAACGTGTTATGGATGTCTTGCCACCAGAAGAATGGTTAGCAGCTCACCAGGCCATGATTTACTTTGGACGAGCTATCTGTCATCCCAAAAATCCAGAATGTGACCACTATCCCCAGTTATATGATTTTAGCAATGTTTAA
- the pyrR gene encoding bifunctional pyr operon transcriptional regulator/uracil phosphoribosyltransferase PyrR, producing the protein MKTKEVVDELTVKRAITRITYEIIERNKDLNKIILAGIKTRGVFIAHRIKERLEQLENITVPVVELDTKPFRDDVKSGEDTSLISVDVTDREVILVDDVLYTGRTIRAAIDNIVGHGRPARVSLAVLVDRGHRELPIRPDYVGKNIPTSRSEEIIVEMTELDGQDRVLITEEA; encoded by the coding sequence ATGAAGACAAAAGAAGTTGTAGACGAATTGACTGTCAAACGAGCGATTACGCGAATTACTTATGAGATTATTGAGCGCAATAAAGATTTGAATAAAATTATCCTAGCTGGGATAAAAACGCGTGGTGTTTTCATCGCTCATCGTATCAAAGAACGCTTGGAGCAGTTGGAAAACATCACTGTTCCTGTTGTGGAATTGGACACCAAACCTTTCCGTGATGATGTTAAAAGCGGAGAAGATACTTCTTTGATTTCTGTTGATGTGACAGACCGTGAAGTTATCTTGGTGGATGATGTACTCTATACAGGCCGTACCATCCGCGCCGCTATTGATAACATTGTCGGCCATGGTCGTCCTGCGCGCGTGAGTCTTGCGGTGCTAGTTGACCGTGGACATAGAGAATTGCCTATTCGTCCAGATTACGTTGGGAAAAATATCCCAACCAGTCGTTCTGAAGAAATCATCGTAGAGATGACAGAACTTGATGGCCAAGACAGAGTTCTGATTACTGAAGAAGCTTAG
- a CDS encoding aspartate carbamoyltransferase catalytic subunit, which translates to MSENQQALNHVVSMEDLTVDQVMKLIKRGIEFKNGAQLPYENKPIVSNLFFEDSTRTHKSFEVAEIKLGLERLDFDVKTSSVNKGETLYDTILTLSALGVDVCVIRHPEVDYYRELIASPSITTSIINGGDGSGQHPSQSLLDLMTIYEEFGHFEGLKVAIAGDLDHSRVAKSNMQILKRLGAELFFAGPEEWRSQEFADYGQFVTIDEIVDQVDVLMLLRVQHERHESGAVFSKEYYHAQHGLNQERYNRLKETAIIMHPAPVNRDVEIADHLVEAPKSRIVQQMTNGVFVRMAILESVLASRNAN; encoded by the coding sequence ATGTCAGAAAATCAACAAGCATTGAACCATGTGGTTTCCATGGAAGACCTTACAGTTGATCAAGTGATGAAATTGATCAAACGAGGGATTGAGTTTAAAAACGGAGCCCAACTCCCCTACGAGAACAAACCTATCGTATCGAATCTCTTCTTTGAAGATTCTACACGGACACATAAGTCCTTTGAAGTGGCAGAGATTAAGCTGGGGCTGGAACGACTGGACTTTGATGTGAAGACTAGTTCGGTCAATAAGGGTGAGACATTGTATGATACCATCTTGACTCTATCTGCTCTAGGAGTGGATGTCTGTGTGATTCGCCACCCAGAGGTCGACTATTACAGAGAGTTGATTGCGAGTCCATCAATTACGACTTCCATCATCAATGGTGGAGATGGTTCGGGACAACATCCTAGTCAGAGCTTGCTTGATTTGATGACTATTTATGAAGAATTTGGTCACTTTGAGGGGCTCAAGGTCGCTATTGCAGGCGACTTGGACCACTCACGTGTCGCCAAATCAAATATGCAGATTTTGAAACGCTTGGGAGCTGAACTGTTCTTTGCAGGACCTGAGGAATGGAGAAGCCAAGAGTTTGCGGACTATGGACAGTTTGTAACCATTGATGAGATTGTTGATCAGGTGGATGTTTTGATGTTGCTCCGCGTTCAACATGAACGCCACGAAAGTGGAGCGGTCTTTTCAAAAGAATACTACCATGCTCAACACGGCTTGAACCAAGAACGCTATAATAGATTAAAAGAAACAGCAATCATTATGCATCCTGCCCCAGTGAATCGAGATGTGGAAATTGCTGACCACTTGGTTGAAGCACCAAAATCACGCATTGTCCAACAAATGACCAACGGTGTCTTTGTTCGAATGGCAATCTTAGAATCCGTACTGGCGAGTAGAAACGCCAACTAA